From one Luteolibacter sp. SL250 genomic stretch:
- a CDS encoding HNH endonuclease translates to MHLLCLGHALVVQVDGEECYKAHDLGSWMNHSAEVIDPEMIHGVSVSLRVPKIVVLGIYDKQPRLEVKFTRRNVFLRDKFTCQYCTRILPENQLNLDHVMPRQKGGKTTWENIVTSCVKCNTRKANKLPHEAGMHPLHKPIAPRWRPLFGLRENGLGDESWNRFLPEEVRKSA, encoded by the coding sequence TTGCACCTCCTCTGCCTGGGCCATGCGCTGGTCGTCCAGGTCGATGGGGAGGAGTGCTACAAGGCGCATGACCTGGGCTCCTGGATGAACCACTCCGCGGAGGTCATCGACCCGGAGATGATCCACGGCGTCAGCGTTTCCCTGCGGGTGCCGAAGATCGTCGTGCTGGGCATCTATGACAAGCAGCCGCGGCTGGAGGTGAAGTTCACCCGGCGCAACGTGTTCCTGCGGGACAAGTTCACCTGCCAGTACTGCACGAGGATCCTGCCGGAAAACCAGCTCAACCTGGACCACGTGATGCCCCGGCAGAAAGGCGGGAAAACCACCTGGGAGAACATCGTAACCTCATGTGTGAAGTGCAACACGCGGAAGGCGAACAAGCTGCCGCATGAAGCGGGCATGCACCCGCTGCACAAGCCCATCGCGCCGCGCTGGCGTCCGTTGTTCGGCCTGCGTGAGAACGGACTGGGGGATGAGAGCTGGAACCGCTTCCTGCCCGAAGAGGTGAGGAAAAGCGCGTGA
- the asnS gene encoding asparagine--tRNA ligase gives MHMRSLIKHVLKRGEPTDDLHVAGWVRTRRDSKAFSFIELNDGTCLGNLQIVADEGIPGYDQIARMNTGASVEIRGQLIPSPAAGQKWEMRATSLKLLGEVPEDYPLQKKGHSQEFLRSIAHLRPRTNLYGAVFRMRSRIAYAIHKFFQERDFIYVHTPIITASDCEGAGEMFRVTTLPDDKISRDTEDFFNKRAYLTVSGQLEGETFACALSNIYTFGPTFRAENSNTSRHAAEFWMIEPEVAFCDLEGDMDLAEALVKYLVTYALENHEGDLEIFEKFVDKGLRERLEFVASRPFERISYTDAVELLLKSRKQFQYPVEYGLNLQSEHERWLTEEHFKQPVTVFNYPKEIKPFYMRLNDDGKTVTAMDVLVPGIGEIVGGSQREERYDVLMENFRKHDLDPEAYCWYADLRKYGSVPHAGFGLGFERMLMFVTGMANIRDVIPFARTPGNCEF, from the coding sequence ATGCACATGCGGTCGCTCATCAAGCATGTCCTGAAACGTGGGGAACCCACCGATGACCTCCACGTCGCTGGCTGGGTCCGGACCCGCCGGGATTCCAAGGCGTTTTCCTTCATCGAACTCAACGACGGCACCTGCCTGGGAAATCTCCAGATCGTCGCGGACGAAGGCATTCCCGGATACGACCAGATCGCGAGGATGAACACCGGCGCCTCCGTGGAGATCCGCGGCCAGCTCATCCCTTCTCCCGCCGCAGGCCAGAAATGGGAGATGCGGGCCACCTCCCTGAAACTGCTGGGAGAGGTCCCGGAGGACTACCCGCTGCAGAAAAAGGGCCACAGCCAGGAGTTCCTCCGCTCCATCGCCCACCTCCGCCCGCGGACGAATCTCTACGGCGCGGTCTTCCGCATGCGCAGCCGCATCGCCTACGCGATCCACAAGTTTTTCCAGGAGCGGGATTTCATCTACGTCCACACACCCATCATCACCGCCAGCGACTGCGAGGGTGCCGGTGAAATGTTCCGCGTCACCACCCTTCCGGACGACAAGATCAGCAGAGACACGGAGGATTTCTTCAACAAGCGTGCCTACCTCACCGTGAGCGGCCAGCTCGAGGGGGAGACCTTCGCCTGCGCCCTGTCGAACATCTACACCTTCGGTCCCACCTTCCGTGCGGAGAATTCCAACACCTCCCGCCACGCGGCGGAGTTCTGGATGATCGAGCCGGAAGTCGCCTTCTGCGATCTGGAGGGTGACATGGATCTGGCGGAGGCGCTGGTGAAATACCTCGTCACCTATGCCCTCGAAAACCATGAGGGCGATCTGGAGATCTTCGAGAAGTTCGTGGACAAGGGCCTGCGCGAGCGCCTGGAGTTCGTGGCCAGCCGTCCGTTCGAACGCATTTCCTACACGGATGCGGTGGAGCTGCTGCTGAAGAGCCGGAAGCAGTTCCAGTATCCGGTGGAATACGGCCTCAACCTCCAGTCGGAACACGAACGCTGGCTCACCGAGGAACACTTCAAGCAGCCGGTAACCGTCTTCAACTACCCGAAGGAGATCAAACCGTTCTACATGCGCCTCAACGATGACGGGAAGACCGTCACCGCCATGGACGTGCTGGTGCCGGGCATCGGCGAGATCGTCGGCGGCTCCCAGCGCGAGGAACGCTACGACGTGCTGATGGAGAACTTCCGCAAGCACGACCTCGACCCGGAAGCCTATTGCTGGTATGCGGACCTGCGGAAATACGGCAGCGTCCCGCATGCGGGCTTCGGCCTCGGCTTCGAGCGGATGCTCATGTTCGTCACCGGCATGGCCAACATCCGCGACGTCATCCCCTTCGCACGCACGCCGGGGAACTGCGAGTTCTGA
- a CDS encoding ElyC/SanA/YdcF family protein: MDERAAIEKPARPAGRFLRRRWVLLPTWRLSVIAAVVIGGPAVFAFLNLYGWLAVTEPVSGAETLIVEGWIPDHALEKAAEHARTTEAEIVFCTGIPLDRGTLDLPYKTFADYAAATLSKMGVPAGRIQSVPCGISRTERTRMMARALADHLRKNPTLSPGKRADLITSATHARRSRMIFREELGDDWKIGVISCPDPEADPGRWFLGSKSAKEVFNEMVAMSMALVGGN, encoded by the coding sequence ATGGATGAACGCGCCGCCATCGAGAAACCCGCCAGGCCCGCGGGCAGATTCCTGAGACGCAGATGGGTGCTGCTGCCGACGTGGCGTCTCAGTGTGATCGCCGCGGTGGTCATCGGTGGTCCGGCGGTTTTCGCGTTCCTCAATCTCTACGGCTGGCTGGCGGTGACGGAGCCCGTATCCGGAGCGGAGACCCTGATCGTGGAAGGCTGGATCCCGGACCATGCGCTGGAAAAGGCCGCGGAGCATGCCCGGACAACGGAGGCGGAAATCGTTTTCTGCACCGGCATCCCGCTCGACCGCGGGACGCTGGATCTCCCCTATAAGACCTTCGCCGACTACGCCGCCGCCACCCTGTCGAAGATGGGCGTCCCCGCGGGCCGCATCCAGTCAGTACCGTGCGGAATCTCCAGAACGGAAAGAACCCGCATGATGGCCCGCGCCCTGGCCGACCACCTGAGGAAGAACCCCACGCTCTCCCCCGGCAAGCGCGCCGACCTCATCACCAGCGCCACCCATGCACGCCGCAGCCGGATGATTTTCAGGGAGGAACTGGGGGATGACTGGAAGATCGGCGTGATCTCCTGCCCGGATCCCGAGGCGGACCCGGGCCGCTGGTTTCTGGGCAGCAAATCCGCGAAGGAAGTGTTCAACGAGATGGTGGCCATGAGCATGGCGCTCGTCGGAGGGAATTGA